The following proteins come from a genomic window of Ilumatobacter coccineus YM16-304:
- a CDS encoding polysaccharide biosynthesis protein, with the protein MNTPAPPTSATPATFSGGSSGIGPVEAFWRFRAWTVPITLVIGVLAGLAALATSGTSTASATVYLTDPRGTSIFRDGSSNPADLERYARQRAEFAQSANVLANVVEAIDEARADDPSIPAEDLDTLDEVVAASPTATSDVRIDCTTTEPARALRICNEVIEQYVALTIDDVNERAEIKVSSLFAERDRLIADAEAQASSIASIDIEIGQIRSNAALFGSGVEFVEPPMVEEDSRIVPAVQFGLAGLLFAGFAVAALAWFRAGRRPVVTSGSDATASLRSPLLGEIVANPAEPFAPATPPGAAYQLLATSLGAVHPDGGILLAGTARPSSHSAETVARMATASAREGRRVLVVDGDTDGRRLSRLFGVDQTNGGLTELLAGLASFEEVRRSIGVGGAATLDLVTGGRPIDDPSSLFRSHQGREAMTAFKSRYDLVLVAIPPLLTAADGSALASAADGVVMLVDSGSETHDLDTVRQRLEVLRTPTIGVVFDHRAEHGR; encoded by the coding sequence ATGAACACGCCCGCGCCCCCTACCTCAGCGACCCCTGCGACGTTCAGCGGCGGCTCGTCTGGAATCGGCCCTGTCGAGGCGTTCTGGCGGTTTCGTGCCTGGACGGTTCCGATCACGCTCGTCATCGGCGTCCTGGCCGGTCTGGCCGCACTCGCCACGAGCGGCACGTCGACGGCGTCCGCCACCGTGTACCTCACCGATCCCCGAGGCACCTCGATCTTCCGCGATGGTTCGAGCAACCCTGCTGACCTGGAGCGATACGCACGACAGCGCGCCGAGTTCGCCCAGTCGGCGAACGTGCTCGCGAACGTCGTCGAGGCGATCGACGAGGCACGGGCCGACGATCCCTCGATCCCGGCCGAAGATCTCGACACCCTCGACGAGGTCGTCGCCGCCAGCCCCACAGCGACCTCCGACGTGCGGATCGACTGCACCACCACCGAGCCCGCCCGAGCGCTGCGCATCTGCAACGAGGTGATCGAGCAGTACGTCGCGCTCACCATCGACGACGTCAACGAGCGCGCCGAGATCAAGGTGTCGTCGTTGTTCGCCGAACGCGACCGTCTGATTGCCGACGCCGAGGCCCAGGCCAGCTCGATCGCCTCGATCGACATCGAGATCGGCCAGATCCGCTCCAATGCTGCGCTCTTCGGCAGCGGTGTGGAATTCGTCGAGCCGCCGATGGTCGAGGAGGATTCGCGCATCGTGCCCGCCGTCCAGTTCGGCCTCGCCGGTCTGCTGTTCGCCGGCTTCGCCGTGGCGGCGCTCGCTTGGTTCCGGGCCGGCCGACGCCCGGTCGTCACCTCCGGATCCGACGCCACCGCCTCGCTCCGCTCGCCGCTGCTCGGCGAGATCGTCGCCAACCCGGCCGAGCCGTTCGCTCCGGCCACTCCCCCGGGAGCTGCGTATCAACTGCTCGCCACCAGCCTCGGCGCGGTGCATCCCGACGGTGGCATCCTGCTGGCCGGTACCGCTCGACCCAGTTCGCACTCGGCCGAGACCGTTGCCCGTATGGCCACGGCATCGGCTCGCGAAGGCCGCCGGGTCCTCGTCGTCGACGGCGACACCGACGGACGTCGTCTCAGTCGCCTGTTCGGTGTCGACCAGACCAACGGTGGGCTCACCGAACTCCTCGCCGGACTCGCGAGCTTCGAGGAAGTGCGCCGCTCGATCGGCGTCGGCGGGGCTGCAACGCTCGACCTCGTCACCGGCGGTCGCCCGATCGACGATCCGTCGAGTCTGTTCCGTTCGCATCAGGGTCGTGAGGCGATGACGGCGTTCAAGAGCCGCTACGACCTGGTGCTGGTCGCGATTCCGCCGCTGCTGACCGCGGCCGACGGATCGGCGCTCGCGAGCGCTGCCGACGGCGTCGTGATGCTCGTCGACAGCGGGTCGGAGACACACGACCTCGACACGGTCCGCCAGCGCCTCGAAGTGCTCCGGACCCCCACGATCGGCGTGGTGTTCGACCACCGCGCAGAACATGGCCGCTGA